The proteins below are encoded in one region of Triticum aestivum cultivar Chinese Spring chromosome 1B, IWGSC CS RefSeq v2.1, whole genome shotgun sequence:
- the LOC123077040 gene encoding uncharacterized protein, whose amino-acid sequence MAAARSRLLRLACEQDKLALKFTEIVDQIMKKHTGSGVKTFKLECCGSRIYASRLKSWLKIAVNPQLEELVVSLPVVYDAKHYNFPCPLLFNGSGKSISYLKPKGCAFHPMAGLGCLRKLHLSEVHITGEDLGCLLSNSFVLEELDLSKCNKITCLKIPSLLNQFNHLTVFGCKTLELIENKAPNLCTVRIDTTPVRLPFGDSLRVKNLEMLWPFEYNLVYYARAELPRIMPNLETLSISSAGEALNTPIVHAKFLHLKLLEICLSVAEGAFSPAYDYLSLAFFLDACPVLETFELSVYQTRMKHDSVSGDYSLLRKMPERHHISIKNVKIDGFCSAKSMIELTCHILDSATSLENLTLDTIYGADYEHVDRLAVHDIGGCSSPIGKRMIREAHKAILAIEKYIMGKVPSNVKLSIKKPCTQCHSVK is encoded by the exons atggcggccgCGCGATCG AGACTACTGAGACTTGCATGTGAACAGGATAAACTAGCTTTGAAGTTCACCGAAATAGTTGACCAAATTATGAAAAAACACACAGGCAGTGGTGTGAAGACATTCAAGCTTGAATGCTGTGGTTCTCGTATCTACGCCAGTCGTCTCAAGAGTTGGCTTAAGATTGCTGTTAATCCACAGCTTGAAGAGCTTGTAGTTTCGCTGCCTGTAGTATACGATGCAAAGCACTACAACTTTCCCTGCCCACTTTTATTCAATGGAAGTGGAAAGTCAATTAGCTATCTAAAACCCAAAGGCTGTGCCTTCCATCCCATGGCTGGACTTGGTTGCTTGAGAAAGCTGCATCTGTCTGAGGTACATATTACAGGGGAGGATTTAGGGTGCCTTCTTTCCAATTCTTTTGTTTTGGAGGAGCTGGATCTTAGCAAATGCAATAAGATCACTTGCCTGAAGATACCGTCCCTGCTAAACCAGTTCAACCACCTGACAGTGTTTGGATGCAAAACACTGGAACTGATAGAGAACAAAGCTCCGAATCTTTGCACAGTTCGTATTGATACTACTCCCGTACGACTTCCATTTGGAGATTCATTGCGAGTGAAGAACCTAGAGATGTTGTGGCCCTTTGAGTATAACCTCGTTTATTATGCCCGTGCCGAGCTTCCTCGGATTATGCCAAATCTTGAAACTCTTAGCATTTCTTCAGCTGGTGAG GCTCTTAATACACCAATCGTGCATGCCAAATTCCTGCACCTCAAGCTATTGGAGATTTGTCTTTCTGTTGCAGAAGGGGCCTTTTCCCCAGCTTATGATTATTTGTCTCTAGCTTTTTTCCTGGATGCTTGTCctgtgttggaaacttttgaattGTCT GTATACCAGACTCGCATGAAGCATGATTCTGTATCTGGAGATTACTCGCTTCTGAGAAAGATGCCAGAACGCCACCACATCAGTATCAAGAACGTGAAGATTGATGGCTTTTGCTCTGCGAAGAGCATGATTGAGCTAACATGCCATATTCTTGACAGTGCAACATCACTCGAGAATCTTACACTAGACACCATATATGGTGCTGATTATGAGCATGTTGATAGGTTGGCTGTCCACGATATTGGTGGTTGCAGCTCTCCTATAGGAAAACGTATGATCAGAGAAGCCCACAAAGCAATTCTGGCTATCGAAAAATACATCATGGGGAAGGTCCCCTCTAATGTTAAGCTAAGTATCAAGAAACCATGCACTCAGTGTCATTCTGTCAAATAA
- the LOC123077034 gene encoding uncharacterized protein, with product TECLVCNLFHQLPFSYILFKDIWCHIHALLPLPDATRAGCVSREFLRCWRCRPNLTFSQETLGVNLTFFERVLRLTRGQDKLALKFTEIVDQIMKAHTDIGLKTFKLQCCGSRIYASRLKSWLQIAVNTGLKELVLLLPVVHDAKYYNFPGPLLFNGSAKSIRYLKLKGCAFHPMAGLGCLRKLHLSEVHITGDDLGCLLSNSFVLEELDLWRCNKITCLKIPSLLNQFNHLTVSGCKTLEAIENKAPNLCTVCIDTALVRLPFGDSFAVKNLDMLWPFEYNLVHYACVKLPRIMPNLETLGISSAGEVLDTPNLAAKFLHLKLLEICLSVEEGAFSPAYDYCSLAFLLDACPVFETFPLSVSRSSVWQSRMKHDPVSGDSSLLRKMPGQHHVSIKNVKIDGFCSAKSMVELTCHILDNATSLENLKLDPIYSAGYEHVDRLAVHKIGGCSPPTGQRMIREAHKAVLATEQYIVGKVPSNVKLNIRKSCSQCHCVKWL from the exons ACTGAATGCCTGGTGTGTAATTTATTTCATCAACTACCTTTTTCTTACATACTTTTTAAGGACATTTGGTGTCATATACATGCCCTACTACCACTGCCGGATGCTACCCGAGCTGGCTGCGTGTCTCGTGAATTTTTACGTTGCTGGAGATGCCGTCCCAATCTCACCTTCAGTCAGGAAACACTGGGAGTGAACCTCACCTTCTTTGAGAGAGTACTGAGACTTACACGTGGACAGGATAAACTAGCTTTGAAGTTCACCGAAATAGTTGACCAAATTATGAAAGCACACACAGACATTGGTTTGAAGACATTCAAACTTCAATGTTGTGGTTCTCGTATCTATGCCAGTCGTCTCAAGAGTTGGCTTCAAATTGCTGTTAACACAGGGCTTAAAGAGCTTGTACTTTTGCTTCCTGTAGTACACGATGCAAAGTACTACAACTTCCCCGGCCCACTTTTATTCAATGGAAGTGCAAAGTCAATTAGATATCTAAAACTCAAAGGCTGTGCCTTCCATCCCATGGCTGGACTTGGTTGCTTGAGAAAGCTGCATCTGTCTGAGGTACATATTACAGGGGATGATTTAGGGTGCCTTCTTTCCAATTCTTTTGTTTTGGAGGAGCTGGATCTTTGGCGATGCAATAAGATCACTTGCCTGAAGATACCGTCCCTGCTAAACCAGTTCAACCACCTGACAGTGTCTGGATGCAAAACACTGGAAGCGATAGAGAACAAAGCTCCGAATCTTTGCACAGTTTGTATTGATACTGCTCTTGTACGACTTCCATTTGGAGATTCATTTGCAGTGAAGAACCTAGATATGTTGTGGCCCTTTGAGTATAACCTCGTTCATTATGCTTGTGTCAAGCTTCCAAGGATTATGCCAAATCTTGAAACTCTTGGCATTTCTTCAGCTGGTGAG GTTCTTGATACACCAAATTTAGCTGCCAAATTCCTGCACCTCAAGCTATTGGAGATCTGTCTTTCTGTTGAAGAAGGGGCCTTTTCCCCAGCTTATGATTATTGTTCTCTAGCTTTTCTCCTAGATGCTTGTCCTGTGTTCGAAACTTTCCCATTGTCTGTAAGTCGCTCTTCT GTATGGCAGTCTCGCATGAAGCATGATCCTGTATCTGGGGATTCCTCGCTTCTCAGAAAGATGCCAGGACAGCACCACGTCAGCATCAAGAACGTGAAGATCGATGGCTTTTGCTCTGCAAAGAGCATGGTTGAGCTAACATGCCATATTCTTGACAATGCAACATCACTTGAGAATCTTAAACTGGACCCCATATATAGTGCTGGTTATGAACATGTTGATAGGTTAGCTGTCCACAAAATTGGTGGTTGCAGCCCTCCTACGGGACAGCGTATGATCAGAGAAGCCCACAAAGCAGTTTTGGCTACCGAACAATACATTGTGGGGAAGGTCCCCTCTAATGTTAAGCTAAATATCAGGAAGTCATGCAGTCAGTGCCATTGTGTCAAATGGTTGTAA